A stretch of Carboxydocella sporoproducens DSM 16521 DNA encodes these proteins:
- a CDS encoding DUF4330 domain-containing protein, which produces MSIIDEKGRLFGKINIIDLLVIIGLVTVIAGAGYKFFLAPKALKAQNAEVTVIVPAVRPEEAQSIKTGDQLVTDTAVTDAVVKKVEIKPALTVTTRADGSTLLTTNPYRKDAYVTLEGKVSIGPTAMKFAGQEIRVGKDFWLKSLRYELKGSVLTINTR; this is translated from the coding sequence ATGTCTATCATCGATGAAAAGGGCCGGTTATTCGGCAAAATCAATATCATTGACTTGCTGGTGATCATTGGACTGGTAACGGTCATCGCCGGTGCCGGCTATAAATTTTTCCTGGCCCCAAAGGCTTTGAAGGCTCAGAATGCCGAAGTCACCGTGATCGTACCGGCTGTGCGCCCGGAAGAAGCCCAATCCATTAAAACCGGGGATCAGCTGGTTACTGATACAGCTGTGACCGATGCGGTGGTAAAAAAAGTGGAAATCAAACCGGCGCTCACCGTTACCACCAGGGCTGATGGTTCAACCTTGCTGACTACCAATCCCTACCGCAAGGATGCCTATGTTACCCTGGAAGGGAAAGTATCCATCGGGCCGACGGCCATGAAATTTGCCGGACAGGAAATCCGGGTAGGCAAGGATTTCTGGCTCAAGAGTCTGCGCTATGAGCTGAAAGGTTCCGTCCTCACCATCAATACCCGTTAG
- a CDS encoding nucleotide sugar dehydrogenase produces MTEPVKVTVFGLGFVGLPLALSFAMRGCKVYGVDVNEELVAELKAGITHHLEAYHSTPIQKILKDQLAAGRFIPTTDASEALTNSDNFIVTVGIPVKEGRADYSHIEAVSKTIARGLKPNDLVLIRSTVVPGTTRNVIKPILEELSGLKADEDFYLAYSSERIAEGRAFEEFENMPTLVSGVDRASRDRAAKLLSIVTKADLIPCSSMEVVETAKVMENVSRDVNIAMVNEFARFTKALGIDIFEVIKAANTHTRVNLLLPGPGVGGYCIPNAFHYLAPKAEELGVNLSLTRIAREINEQVPERVVTMIKRNMTPELPPVVAVFGLAMKDYSNDDRISPAIRIVELLQREGITVQAFDPAVPTRYEFKKESMAEALEGAQGIVVLARQEGIDFHNYDLFRSKLIGERPFIVDTRNVYRREMVEAAGLVLETI; encoded by the coding sequence ATGACAGAACCGGTAAAAGTAACAGTCTTTGGTCTGGGCTTTGTAGGGCTGCCCCTGGCCCTCAGTTTTGCCATGCGGGGCTGCAAAGTCTATGGTGTGGATGTCAATGAGGAGCTGGTAGCTGAGCTAAAGGCAGGCATAACCCATCACCTGGAGGCTTATCATAGCACTCCTATTCAGAAAATCCTCAAGGATCAGCTGGCAGCTGGTCGCTTCATTCCCACAACTGATGCCAGTGAGGCCCTGACTAACAGTGACAATTTCATTGTTACTGTAGGCATTCCCGTTAAAGAGGGGCGGGCGGATTACAGTCATATAGAAGCAGTAAGCAAAACCATCGCCCGAGGCCTGAAACCCAATGATCTGGTCTTGATTCGCAGTACTGTGGTACCTGGAACTACCCGCAATGTCATCAAGCCCATTCTGGAAGAGCTTTCCGGCCTGAAAGCCGATGAGGATTTCTATCTGGCCTATTCCTCGGAACGGATTGCTGAAGGTAGAGCCTTTGAAGAGTTTGAAAACATGCCGACCCTGGTTTCCGGGGTGGACAGAGCCAGCCGGGACCGGGCCGCCAAGTTGCTCTCCATTGTAACCAAAGCTGATCTTATCCCCTGTTCCAGCATGGAAGTGGTGGAAACTGCCAAGGTAATGGAGAATGTTTCCCGGGATGTTAATATCGCGATGGTCAATGAGTTCGCCCGGTTTACCAAGGCCCTGGGGATTGATATTTTTGAAGTAATCAAGGCTGCCAATACCCATACCCGGGTCAATCTGCTTCTGCCAGGTCCGGGCGTAGGGGGGTACTGTATCCCCAATGCTTTCCACTATCTGGCGCCCAAGGCAGAGGAACTGGGGGTAAATCTGAGTCTGACCCGCATTGCCCGGGAAATCAATGAGCAGGTACCGGAACGGGTGGTAACCATGATTAAACGCAATATGACTCCGGAGTTGCCACCGGTAGTGGCGGTGTTCGGTCTGGCCATGAAGGATTATTCCAATGATGATCGCATCAGTCCGGCCATCCGCATTGTGGAACTGCTACAAAGGGAAGGAATTACTGTACAAGCCTTCGATCCTGCAGTACCAACCCGCTATGAATTTAAGAAAGAAAGTATGGCGGAAGCGCTGGAAGGAGCTCAGGGCATTGTGGTTCTGGCCAGGCAGGAAGGCATCGATTTCCACAACTATGACCTTTTCCGCAGCAAGTTGATCGGGGAACGGCCCTTTATCGTGGATACCCGCAATGTTTACCGCCGGGAAATGGTGGAAGCAGCTGGACTGGTTCTGGAAACCATCTAA
- a CDS encoding glycosyltransferase, whose amino-acid sequence MNKETARAVVCLSSIDWDPIWTRKQQVMSRLPQNYRVLYVEPPITLLSAFKDKTLWFKWTLWLKGNRPWRENIWLYSPPPVLPFGNKYRWINKINQWWQSLFIRRQIRKLGLKQPWLWMYLPGSVDIVDRLEHSKLIYDCVDEHSEYTGLIDKQVVRSMEAELCRRCDVVFVTALGLYEDKKGWNPRTYFIPNAANLELFGKAQDQATRVPPDLEQIPPPRLGFVGVIQDWVDLDLLAEVARLRPNWSVVLVGPVGAGIDVSALQALPNVYLLGRREQKELPAYLKGFDVCLNTFKINDLTRNVSPLKFYEYLASGKPIVSVDMPQVRNFADVVKIASTPAETVAAVEEILGSDNEEQKARRLARARENSWESRVKQMLEIILRRQ is encoded by the coding sequence ATGAACAAGGAAACGGCCCGGGCAGTGGTTTGCCTCTCTTCCATTGACTGGGACCCGATTTGGACCCGTAAACAACAGGTGATGTCCCGGTTGCCCCAGAACTACCGGGTACTTTATGTAGAACCTCCCATTACCCTGTTGTCAGCCTTTAAGGATAAAACCCTCTGGTTCAAATGGACGTTGTGGCTGAAAGGCAATCGTCCCTGGCGGGAGAATATCTGGCTTTATTCTCCGCCACCGGTATTGCCTTTTGGTAATAAATATCGCTGGATCAATAAAATTAACCAGTGGTGGCAGAGCCTCTTTATCCGGCGGCAGATCAGGAAACTGGGCCTCAAGCAGCCCTGGTTATGGATGTACCTGCCAGGCAGTGTGGATATAGTTGACCGCCTGGAACACAGCAAACTGATTTACGATTGTGTGGATGAACATTCCGAATATACCGGGCTGATTGATAAACAGGTGGTACGATCCATGGAAGCCGAACTCTGCCGCCGCTGTGATGTGGTATTTGTTACTGCCCTTGGCCTGTATGAAGATAAAAAAGGCTGGAATCCGCGTACATATTTCATTCCCAATGCAGCCAATCTGGAGCTGTTTGGCAAGGCCCAGGACCAGGCTACCCGGGTGCCGCCGGACCTGGAGCAAATTCCGCCTCCCCGGCTGGGATTTGTAGGGGTAATTCAGGACTGGGTGGACCTGGATTTGCTGGCGGAAGTAGCCCGTCTGCGTCCGAATTGGTCTGTGGTGCTGGTTGGACCGGTAGGGGCTGGGATTGATGTCAGTGCCCTGCAAGCTCTACCCAATGTTTACTTGCTGGGGCGGCGGGAGCAAAAGGAGTTACCTGCTTATCTGAAGGGGTTTGATGTTTGTCTCAATACCTTCAAAATCAATGACTTGACCCGCAACGTCAGTCCCCTCAAGTTTTATGAGTACCTGGCTTCAGGCAAGCCTATTGTTTCAGTGGATATGCCCCAGGTACGAAATTTTGCCGATGTTGTCAAAATCGCTTCAACCCCGGCAGAGACGGTAGCCGCAGTAGAGGAGATTTTAGGCAGCGACAATGAGGAGCAGAAGGCCAGGCGGCTGGCCAGGGCCCGGGAAAACTCCTGGGAGAGCCGGGTTAAACAAATGCTGGAGATTATTTTAAGGAGGCAGTAA
- a CDS encoding glycosyltransferase family 4 protein, translating to MTKIRVLHIIGGGEIGGAENHVLSLLAALDQEKFAPTLCCLAPRPLYQRARELGIEAYALDMRHKLDIHVIKSIYQLIKEKDIQILHTHGVRANLVGRLAGLRAGVPVSVTTVHSVLEYDYPGLLDRLVNSWTEKSTWRLVDRFIAVSQLLARDLQRKGVNAEKISLIYNGIPIPAEPTSPLDKGLLRQELGLEPQRPLLGVIGRLHPVKGQAVMLQAAARLVAQGRDFTLLLVGEGQQRQELQNLTSELGLTGCVHFLGFRSDAAEKIMPALDMLIIPSLSEGCPLVALEAMIRKVPVIASQVGGLPELVEHGISGLLVPPGDPVELAERIVWLWERPQLGRELTEAAYLRAREKFSLDRMVADTQKVYFELLARFRKGEKDR from the coding sequence TTGACGAAAATTCGCGTCCTGCACATTATCGGGGGCGGGGAAATCGGGGGAGCGGAAAATCACGTTCTTTCCCTTCTGGCCGCTCTGGATCAAGAAAAATTTGCTCCTACCCTTTGCTGTTTGGCTCCCCGCCCCCTGTACCAGCGGGCCCGGGAGCTGGGAATAGAGGCCTATGCCCTGGATATGCGCCATAAACTGGATATTCATGTGATAAAAAGTATTTATCAGCTGATTAAGGAAAAGGATATCCAGATATTACATACCCATGGGGTACGGGCTAACCTGGTAGGGAGGCTGGCTGGACTCCGGGCAGGGGTGCCGGTGTCTGTAACCACTGTTCACAGTGTGCTGGAATATGATTATCCTGGTTTGCTGGATCGTCTGGTCAACAGCTGGACCGAAAAATCCACCTGGCGCCTGGTAGACAGGTTTATTGCCGTGTCCCAGCTGCTGGCCAGGGATTTGCAGCGCAAAGGCGTGAACGCTGAAAAGATTAGCCTGATTTATAATGGTATCCCGATACCTGCGGAGCCGACTTCCCCGCTGGACAAAGGGCTGCTACGGCAAGAACTGGGGTTGGAGCCACAGCGGCCGTTATTAGGGGTGATCGGAAGATTACATCCCGTCAAGGGCCAGGCGGTGATGTTACAGGCAGCGGCTCGCCTGGTTGCTCAGGGACGGGATTTTACCCTGCTGCTGGTGGGAGAAGGGCAACAGCGTCAGGAATTGCAAAATCTGACATCAGAACTGGGCCTGACGGGATGCGTGCATTTTCTCGGCTTCCGGTCCGATGCAGCGGAAAAAATTATGCCGGCACTGGACATGCTAATCATACCTAGTTTATCAGAAGGATGTCCGCTGGTCGCTCTGGAAGCGATGATCCGTAAGGTGCCGGTAATTGCTTCCCAGGTGGGCGGTTTGCCGGAACTGGTAGAACATGGTATCAGTGGACTGCTGGTTCCCCCCGGTGATCCGGTGGAGCTGGCGGAAAGAATTGTCTGGCTCTGGGAGCGGCCTCAGCTGGGACGGGAATTGACGGAGGCGGCCTATCTGCGGGCCAGGGAGAAGTTCAGTTTAGACAGAATGGTAGCAGATACGCAAAAAGTATATTTTGAGCTGCTGGCTCGTTTCAGGAAAGGGGAAAAAGACCGATGA
- a CDS encoding O-antigen ligase family protein — MWQQMLANSWFYRIFINSRFYRWVTEPVDSWPAWPQSRLYLVYRQLLTFLEVLAQKLENFLQSSGTYQYLVRLNLTGLLLLLVALYPIIDYILRTIGLLAGLWDELLFVLIVGLGFVYLLATQGWRQLKATPVAKYIILFWWGMLLLFFLRSPDTRIGLDGLRAVVEYSLWFFVAVNFLRDRIQIRTWLFVALLGAFLVAAYGLYQKAAGVSIPAKWVDQAERSISFRAFSIIGSPNVLGSYLMLFIPINLAFALSARRWSEYILYWGILAAQLLCLVYTYSRGAWLAFLLAMLVFGFCYNRRLLVAILALSLLVPVLAPSVGARISYMLSPQYIESSQKGGRLIRWTTALEKVEKRPAIGLGLGRFGGAVAAQNDIPGTFYVDNYYIKTLAETGLIGLALLLFVYFNAWRYAIGSYRRIRAPGDRLLAAGLVAGLTGVLAHNGVENIFEVPMMNTYFWFLLGMLWQLRENPGSQ; from the coding sequence ATGTGGCAACAAATGCTCGCCAACAGCTGGTTCTATCGCATCTTCATCAATAGCCGCTTTTATCGCTGGGTAACTGAACCGGTGGATTCCTGGCCAGCCTGGCCGCAAAGCCGTCTGTACCTGGTTTACCGTCAGCTCCTGACCTTCCTTGAAGTACTGGCCCAAAAGCTGGAAAACTTCCTGCAATCTTCTGGTACCTATCAGTACCTGGTGCGGCTGAATCTTACTGGCCTGCTTTTGCTTTTAGTAGCCCTCTATCCTATCATCGATTATATCCTGCGAACCATCGGCCTTCTGGCCGGTCTCTGGGATGAATTGCTGTTTGTCCTTATTGTAGGTCTGGGCTTTGTCTATCTGTTAGCCACCCAGGGCTGGCGGCAGCTTAAGGCCACACCAGTTGCCAAATATATCATTCTGTTCTGGTGGGGCATGTTGCTCCTCTTTTTCCTGCGCTCCCCCGATACCAGAATCGGCCTGGATGGCCTCAGAGCTGTAGTGGAATATTCCCTCTGGTTTTTTGTGGCCGTCAATTTCCTGCGGGACAGGATCCAAATCCGGACCTGGCTGTTTGTGGCCCTGCTGGGGGCATTCCTGGTGGCAGCTTATGGTCTCTATCAAAAGGCCGCCGGGGTTTCCATCCCGGCCAAGTGGGTAGACCAGGCAGAACGCTCTATATCATTTCGGGCTTTTTCCATTATCGGCAGTCCCAACGTACTTGGCTCTTATCTGATGCTGTTTATTCCCATTAACCTGGCCTTTGCCCTTTCTGCCCGGCGCTGGTCGGAGTACATACTGTACTGGGGCATCCTGGCTGCCCAGCTCTTATGTCTGGTCTATACCTATTCCCGCGGCGCCTGGCTGGCTTTCCTGCTGGCCATGCTGGTCTTCGGCTTCTGCTACAATCGCCGGCTGCTGGTGGCCATCCTGGCCCTCTCTCTGCTGGTACCAGTCCTGGCCCCATCGGTTGGCGCCCGCATTAGTTATATGCTCAGCCCCCAGTATATCGAAAGCAGCCAGAAAGGCGGGCGCCTGATCCGCTGGACCACAGCCCTGGAAAAGGTGGAGAAACGGCCAGCTATCGGCCTGGGTCTGGGCCGGTTTGGCGGTGCCGTGGCGGCTCAAAATGATATCCCGGGTACTTTTTATGTCGATAACTACTATATCAAGACTCTGGCGGAAACAGGCCTGATCGGTTTGGCACTATTGCTGTTTGTTTACTTCAATGCCTGGCGGTATGCCATCGGTTCCTACCGGCGCATCCGCGCCCCCGGTGATCGCCTGCTGGCTGCTGGCCTGGTAGCAGGATTGACGGGAGTACTGGCCCACAATGGAGTGGAGAATATTTTTGAAGTACCGATGATGAATACGTATTTCTGGTTCCTGTTAGGGATGTTATGGCAGTTAAGGGAAAACCCCGGCTCTCAATAG
- a CDS encoding S8 family serine peptidase → MKRIEKKVRGRAYLCLAVWLLGLFLPVSAQAAVFRDISYSWAKGQIQHLAALNLVEGYRGYFEPDRFLTRAELAKILIEINGRGKEVQSLQNVWGVFRDLSPKHWANGYILLAQEQGWVKGYPDGTFRPDQPVTRLELAYILSRLQPSDQDVPWWNLSFRDLGKIPEEALGVVANGVSKGWLQGYPDGTFRPHNKLTRAEAASVVYRFLADTGGLYDLVGTVTAYYPGESVTLKAGNKEVTLRLAHEALLPGGALYSGWYGGLVLDQQGRVLLAGPLQGVSAEVAVQRNNSSSSALTRDNDQYRLFNGQQEPSQAAPDPAVSLNITRREMGVDELLNLTGGATGLGETIAIIDTGVDAAHPDLQANIQGWPKIVDWRDVTEDGLVNLKELPADQGNVILDGQTLGVNSAWSKSGLWRGGWWQENGIDLDFNGTGDDRWPVLVADSNKKGIYDTVWIDTNHNGDFRDETPLKVFASNRSVLKLGQGEKKRGVVLAELASDGSSLRLGFDGSGHGTHVAGIAAASGQVNGVAPGARLLVIKAVDSRGRSDTSKLAQAINLAARLGAKIVNLSIGIQSENGRSSINRLLKNLSDQYGIIFVVAAGNNGPGLSTITMPADTAGVISVGAYISPAMWLQDYGYKVNSDTLWFFSSRGPRKDGLALPTVVAPGSAVSTIPGGGYELSEGTSMAAPHVAGAIAVLRQGAKAKGLPATPELIRRALIRGAVPINGYSEVEQGAGKVNLVKSWLVLKQLQTPPPMLVSINGYDFESLAGLYGREFRPLVLDLKITNIDSQNWQMRFESNISGTIMSQNYLLLPSLTSRTLPLHFNLPAEPGLYTYHLQGYAGPNPEPAVDLLTTYISPEKWQTDGTIKRWQKEDNAQAGQSKRYFLRVEEGSSKLRIRLQVEGGQGRTRLHLFDPQGREVDPDLTAFAGVNPDGQNRLEVSKEVLNPQAGTWEVVAYTSATLANYQLTESRYSLQAELESGTATSKPEGELLVTVFRAEQGTMVAVRWPDGRPYNGMILIDSDLLQVTSGRVYLWPKQTLNPGY, encoded by the coding sequence TTGAAAAGGATAGAGAAAAAAGTCAGGGGCCGGGCATATCTTTGCCTGGCAGTCTGGCTATTAGGGCTTTTTTTACCTGTTTCTGCTCAGGCTGCGGTTTTTCGGGATATTAGTTATAGCTGGGCGAAAGGGCAAATTCAGCATCTGGCAGCCCTCAATCTGGTCGAAGGTTACCGCGGTTATTTTGAACCAGACAGATTTTTGACCAGAGCAGAGCTGGCCAAAATTCTGATTGAAATAAATGGCCGTGGGAAGGAAGTTCAGAGCCTGCAGAACGTCTGGGGAGTATTTCGTGATCTGAGTCCGAAACACTGGGCCAATGGCTATATTCTCCTGGCCCAGGAACAGGGCTGGGTTAAGGGTTATCCTGATGGTACCTTTCGCCCTGACCAGCCTGTCACTCGACTGGAGCTGGCCTATATCCTCTCCCGTTTGCAGCCTTCTGACCAGGACGTGCCCTGGTGGAATCTCAGTTTCCGTGACCTGGGGAAAATACCGGAGGAGGCCCTGGGGGTTGTAGCTAACGGAGTGAGCAAGGGATGGCTCCAGGGTTATCCTGATGGCACATTTCGCCCCCACAACAAGTTAACGAGAGCTGAAGCTGCGTCGGTTGTCTACCGTTTTCTGGCTGACACAGGCGGACTTTATGATCTGGTAGGTACTGTAACAGCTTATTACCCAGGGGAAAGTGTTACCTTGAAAGCGGGTAATAAAGAAGTAACTTTGCGCCTAGCGCATGAAGCATTACTGCCCGGTGGTGCCCTGTATAGCGGCTGGTATGGGGGACTAGTGCTGGACCAGCAAGGGCGGGTTCTGCTGGCTGGCCCGTTGCAGGGGGTAAGCGCTGAAGTAGCAGTTCAGAGGAATAATAGTTCCAGTAGCGCCTTAACCCGTGACAATGACCAGTATCGCCTCTTCAATGGACAGCAGGAACCCAGCCAGGCTGCGCCGGACCCGGCGGTCAGCCTCAATATTACCAGGCGGGAAATGGGTGTAGATGAGCTGCTCAACCTGACAGGCGGGGCGACTGGATTGGGCGAAACCATTGCCATTATCGATACCGGTGTGGATGCGGCCCATCCTGATTTGCAGGCTAATATCCAGGGCTGGCCCAAAATAGTGGATTGGCGGGATGTAACTGAGGATGGGCTGGTTAATTTAAAAGAATTGCCTGCTGATCAAGGCAATGTAATCCTGGATGGACAGACACTGGGTGTAAATTCCGCCTGGAGCAAAAGCGGGCTCTGGCGGGGAGGCTGGTGGCAGGAAAACGGAATTGACCTGGATTTTAACGGTACCGGTGATGACCGCTGGCCGGTACTGGTTGCAGATAGCAATAAAAAGGGAATTTATGATACTGTCTGGATTGATACCAATCATAATGGGGATTTTCGGGATGAAACTCCTTTAAAGGTTTTTGCCTCTAACCGCTCAGTACTTAAACTGGGCCAGGGGGAAAAGAAACGGGGGGTTGTCCTGGCTGAGCTGGCCAGTGATGGCTCCAGTTTGCGGCTGGGATTTGACGGCTCCGGCCATGGGACCCATGTCGCCGGGATTGCTGCAGCCAGTGGTCAGGTTAACGGTGTGGCTCCGGGAGCTCGCTTGCTGGTGATTAAAGCCGTGGATTCCCGCGGTCGTTCTGATACCAGTAAGCTGGCTCAGGCCATTAATCTGGCTGCTCGGCTGGGTGCCAAGATTGTAAACCTGTCCATCGGAATCCAGAGTGAAAATGGCCGGAGTTCCATTAACCGCCTTTTGAAAAACCTGTCCGATCAGTATGGTATTATTTTTGTAGTAGCTGCCGGCAATAATGGGCCGGGTTTATCCACTATCACCATGCCGGCAGACACAGCCGGAGTGATCAGCGTAGGGGCCTATATTTCCCCGGCTATGTGGTTACAGGATTACGGTTACAAGGTTAATAGCGATACCCTCTGGTTTTTCAGTTCCCGCGGACCCCGCAAGGATGGCCTGGCTTTGCCGACAGTAGTGGCTCCTGGCAGTGCGGTTTCTACTATACCGGGTGGTGGTTATGAACTATCTGAAGGAACCAGCATGGCTGCTCCCCATGTGGCAGGAGCTATTGCAGTTTTACGTCAGGGAGCCAAAGCTAAAGGATTGCCCGCAACACCTGAACTGATACGACGGGCACTGATCAGGGGGGCTGTGCCCATCAATGGTTATTCAGAAGTAGAGCAGGGAGCGGGCAAGGTCAATCTGGTCAAATCCTGGCTGGTCTTGAAACAGCTGCAGACACCGCCGCCAATGCTGGTGAGCATTAATGGTTATGATTTTGAATCACTAGCAGGACTTTATGGCAGGGAATTTCGGCCTCTTGTGCTTGACTTAAAAATAACCAATATAGACAGTCAAAACTGGCAAATGCGCTTTGAATCAAATATTTCCGGAACAATCATGAGCCAGAACTATCTTTTGCTACCGTCGCTGACAAGCCGAACACTACCCTTGCACTTTAACCTGCCAGCTGAACCGGGGCTATATACCTATCATTTGCAGGGTTATGCCGGGCCTAACCCTGAACCGGCGGTGGATTTGCTAACCACATATATTTCTCCGGAAAAATGGCAGACAGATGGCACGATCAAACGATGGCAAAAAGAGGATAATGCTCAGGCTGGGCAGAGTAAAAGATATTTTCTGAGGGTAGAGGAAGGCAGCAGCAAACTGCGGATCAGACTGCAAGTAGAAGGTGGACAGGGAAGAACCAGGCTGCACCTGTTTGACCCCCAGGGACGGGAAGTGGATCCTGACCTGACGGCTTTTGCCGGAGTTAATCCCGATGGCCAGAACCGCCTGGAAGTCAGCAAAGAGGTGCTGAATCCTCAGGCCGGTACCTGGGAGGTAGTAGCCTATACTTCCGCTACGCTGGCCAACTACCAGTTGACCGAATCCCGGTATAGCCTGCAGGCTGAACTGGAGAGCGGAACCGCTACATCAAAACCAGAAGGGGAATTGCTGGTTACTGTCTTCCGGGCCGAACAGGGGACGATGGTGGCGGTGCGCTGGCCTGATGGAAGACCCTATAATGGCATGATCTTGATTGACAGTGACCTTTTACAGGTAACCAGTGGCCGCGTCTATCTCTGGCCCAAACAAACATTAAACCCCGGCTATTGA
- a CDS encoding TetR/AcrR family transcriptional regulator: METSGKREQILAAAMEVFSRRGFHEAKMEEIAAAAGVGKGTVYEYFSSKAELFQEMFRQNICKHLSRLEDAIAAETTTTGKIQRLLELHFQFAWEAQDLTRLSLDFGHLNFNQEFRQWILRHQRQKIELITRLVREGQEKGEIKTELNPHAVALVILGTFHSLFGAIMAGTAEDRLVNDIFSVIIQGLAGKTNN, translated from the coding sequence ATGGAAACCAGCGGCAAGCGGGAACAAATTCTGGCGGCGGCGATGGAAGTCTTCAGCCGCCGCGGCTTCCATGAAGCCAAAATGGAGGAGATAGCGGCCGCAGCAGGAGTAGGCAAAGGTACAGTTTATGAATATTTTAGCAGTAAGGCTGAGCTGTTTCAGGAAATGTTTCGGCAAAACATATGTAAGCACCTCTCCCGTCTGGAAGACGCTATAGCGGCAGAAACAACGACAACGGGCAAAATTCAGCGTCTGCTGGAATTGCATTTTCAGTTTGCCTGGGAAGCTCAGGACTTAACCAGGTTAAGTCTGGATTTTGGCCATCTGAATTTTAACCAGGAGTTCAGGCAATGGATTCTCAGACATCAGAGACAAAAGATAGAATTGATTACCCGGCTGGTGAGGGAAGGCCAGGAGAAGGGAGAAATCAAAACAGAACTAAATCCCCATGCGGTAGCGCTGGTTATCCTGGGTACTTTCCATTCGCTGTTCGGGGCAATTATGGCTGGCACAGCCGAAGACAGACTGGTTAATGATATTTTTTCCGTAATTATTCAGGGTTTAGCAGGAAAAACCAACAATTAG